In a genomic window of Phycisphaerae bacterium:
- the recJ gene encoding single-stranded-DNA-specific exonuclease RecJ, whose product MLLLRGVEKVSDVRPFLAPDFKALRPPEALPGAVAAAERLTAAVRARRRIVIYGDYDVDGITATAILWHGLKLAGADVSFYIPSRLDEGYGLNADALARIAADGAQLLITVDCGITAVAEARRARELGLELIITDHHERHPELPAADCVVHPTACGDSPNPDLSGAGVALKIGWALAQRMSGAARVSSAFRDYLLDATAFAALGLIADVVPLTGENRIIASFGLRHLGHSANPGLRALIAVANLTGKKSYDDYDVGFLLAPRLNAIGRMGHARLAVELFTRADAARAQEIAATLDAENRRRQEVERQIVKEAEALVVERGLNRESCRGIVLASPAWHAGVIGIVASRLVERFHRPTMLIALEDGLGQGSGRSVRHFPLHEVLQCCADHLLSHGGHAMAAGVRLRAEQLDAFTAAFQAEAAKRLTPRDLQPRLQLDDAVALADLTTDVVQTIQSMAPFGTGNQRPRLATTEVELVDQPRVVGQNGAHVQLTVRQGPTYRKAIAFGAGPQVAELAEQRRLRLAFEPIINEWNNQRKVELKIIDWQPVC is encoded by the coding sequence TTGCTGCTGCTGCGCGGCGTCGAAAAGGTGAGCGACGTCCGCCCTTTCCTCGCGCCGGATTTCAAAGCGCTGCGGCCGCCAGAGGCGCTGCCCGGCGCCGTCGCGGCCGCCGAGCGGCTGACCGCCGCCGTGCGCGCCCGGCGCCGCATCGTGATCTACGGCGACTATGACGTGGATGGCATCACGGCGACGGCGATTCTCTGGCACGGGCTGAAGCTGGCCGGCGCGGATGTGAGCTTCTACATCCCCAGCCGGCTGGACGAGGGCTACGGCCTGAATGCCGACGCCCTCGCGCGCATCGCCGCCGACGGCGCCCAGCTCCTGATCACCGTCGACTGCGGCATCACCGCGGTGGCAGAGGCCCGGCGCGCCCGTGAACTCGGGCTTGAACTCATCATCACGGACCATCACGAGCGCCACCCGGAACTGCCCGCGGCCGACTGCGTGGTGCATCCGACCGCGTGCGGCGACAGCCCGAATCCCGATCTGTCCGGCGCTGGCGTGGCCCTGAAGATCGGCTGGGCGCTCGCGCAGCGCATGTCCGGCGCCGCGCGGGTGTCGTCCGCCTTCCGCGACTACCTGCTCGATGCGACCGCCTTCGCCGCGCTCGGGCTCATTGCCGACGTGGTGCCGCTCACCGGCGAAAACCGCATCATCGCCAGCTTCGGCCTGCGCCATCTCGGGCACAGCGCCAACCCCGGCCTGCGGGCGCTCATCGCCGTCGCCAACCTCACCGGCAAGAAGAGCTACGACGACTACGATGTCGGGTTCCTCCTCGCACCGCGCCTCAATGCCATCGGCCGGATGGGCCACGCCCGCCTGGCGGTTGAGCTGTTCACCCGCGCGGACGCGGCCCGCGCCCAGGAGATCGCCGCCACACTGGATGCCGAGAACCGGCGTCGCCAGGAGGTCGAGCGGCAGATCGTCAAGGAAGCCGAGGCGCTCGTCGTCGAGCGCGGCCTCAACCGCGAAAGCTGTCGCGGCATCGTCCTCGCCAGCCCGGCTTGGCACGCTGGCGTCATCGGCATCGTGGCGTCGCGCCTGGTCGAGCGCTTCCACCGGCCAACCATGCTGATCGCGCTGGAGGATGGCCTGGGCCAGGGCTCGGGGCGCAGCGTCCGCCACTTCCCCCTCCACGAGGTCCTGCAATGCTGTGCGGACCACCTGCTCAGCCACGGCGGGCACGCGATGGCCGCCGGTGTGCGCCTGCGGGCGGAGCAACTCGACGCGTTCACCGCAGCGTTCCAGGCGGAGGCCGCGAAGCGCCTGACGCCGCGTGATCTGCAGCCGCGCCTGCAACTGGACGACGCGGTCGCGCTGGCGGACTTGACCACGGACGTGGTGCAGACCATTCAGAGCATGGCCCCGTTCGGCACCGGCAATCAGCGCCCGCGGCTGGCGACGACGGAAGTTGAGCTGGTGGATCAGCCGCGCGTCGTCGGGCAGAACGGCGCGCACGTGCAGCTCACCGTCCGGCAAGGCCCGACCTACCGCAAGGCAATCGCGTTCGGGGCCGGCCCGCAGGTCGCCGAGCTGGCCGAGCAGCGCCGGTTGCGCCTGGCCTTCGAGCCGATCATCAACGAGTGGAACAACCAGCGCAAGGTCGAGCTGAAGATCATCGACTGGCAGCCGGTGTGCTGA
- a CDS encoding 2-oxo acid dehydrogenase subunit E2 — protein MFEFKLPDLGEGVHEGQVVNVLVKEGDTLAEYQPMLEVETDKAAVEIPAPKAGTVARVHVEAGQVVKVGEVLITIDDSAGKGGDGREKAAEVAKPAPKAATASKPAPTPEPAPVAVAAAASAARVPAGPVAAAPAVRKRARELNVDINAVVGTGPSGRVLREDVERHAAGERVGGAPAAPTGAPSTAVAAGDLPDFSQYGPIRREPVPQIRKTIARQMARAWQTVPRVTHCDNADITELERNRKQYNAGLKEGQPKLTITAIVVKAVAAALREFPMLNCSYDAAREEIIYKDYIHLGIAVDSPRGLVVPVLRDADRKSLPQIAADLADLGARAKTLKFEVADLRGATFSVTNVGALGGTFVTPMVNTPEVGILGLGAGRLQPVVRDNQIVPRLILPLSLSFDHRVVDGADAARFTSDVIRSLENPLRLLSLA, from the coding sequence ATGTTCGAGTTCAAGCTCCCCGACCTCGGCGAGGGTGTCCACGAAGGACAGGTGGTCAATGTGCTGGTCAAGGAGGGCGACACGCTCGCCGAGTACCAGCCCATGCTCGAGGTCGAGACTGACAAGGCGGCGGTCGAGATCCCGGCACCGAAAGCCGGCACTGTCGCCCGCGTCCACGTTGAGGCTGGCCAGGTCGTCAAGGTCGGCGAGGTACTGATCACGATCGACGACTCCGCCGGCAAAGGTGGCGACGGGCGGGAAAAGGCCGCCGAGGTCGCCAAGCCTGCCCCCAAAGCTGCCACCGCCAGCAAACCGGCTCCAACACCCGAGCCCGCGCCGGTTGCCGTGGCGGCCGCCGCTTCCGCCGCGCGGGTCCCGGCCGGCCCCGTTGCCGCCGCGCCAGCGGTCCGCAAGCGGGCGCGCGAGCTGAACGTGGACATCAACGCAGTCGTCGGCACCGGCCCCAGCGGTCGCGTCCTCCGCGAAGACGTCGAACGACATGCCGCCGGCGAACGCGTGGGCGGCGCGCCCGCAGCCCCGACCGGGGCACCGTCGACGGCCGTAGCCGCGGGCGACCTGCCCGACTTCAGCCAGTACGGCCCCATCCGGCGCGAGCCAGTCCCGCAGATTCGCAAGACCATCGCGCGGCAGATGGCGCGGGCGTGGCAGACGGTCCCGCGTGTCACCCATTGCGACAACGCAGACATCACCGAGCTGGAGCGCAACCGTAAGCAGTACAACGCCGGGCTGAAGGAGGGCCAGCCGAAGCTCACGATCACCGCCATCGTCGTGAAGGCGGTCGCCGCGGCGCTGCGCGAGTTCCCGATGCTGAATTGCAGCTACGACGCGGCGCGCGAGGAGATCATCTACAAGGACTACATCCACCTGGGCATCGCGGTGGACAGCCCGCGCGGGCTGGTCGTGCCGGTGCTACGCGACGCCGACCGCAAGTCACTGCCGCAGATTGCGGCCGACCTCGCGGACCTGGGCGCCCGGGCGAAGACGCTGAAGTTCGAGGTGGCCGACCTGCGAGGCGCGACGTTCAGCGTCACCAACGTGGGCGCACTCGGCGGCACCTTCGTCACCCCGATGGTGAACACGCCCGAAGTCGGCATTCTCGGCCTGGGCGCGGGCCGCTTGCAGCCCGTCGTGCGCGACAACCAGATCGTGCCGCGGCTGATCCTGCCGCTGTCGCTCTCGTTCGATCACCGGGTCGTCGACGGCGCCGATGCGGCCCGCTTCACCAGCGACGTGATTCGTTCCCTGGAAAACCCGCTCCGCCTGCTCAGCCTGGCGTAG
- the lpdA gene encoding dihydrolipoyl dehydrogenase, whose amino-acid sequence MVVGELAEETDLLIIGAGPGGYVAAFRAADLGLQTTLVDTSPLLGGVCLREGCIPSKALLHVAHLIDSAAEAKNFGVEFAPPKIDVPRLRGWKQSVVEKLCGGINTLAKKRNVRVLQGRARFEDSRTARVDGEGMTRLKFKHAIIASGSRPKSLPEKILPADCAIDSSGALDIQSIPPKLLVIGGGYIGIELGQVYANLGSQVTVIEMLDRILTGCDDDLARPLVARLKKQFQAIYTGASLKSARKNGDQIEVSFSHGGQDQTLTFDRVLVSVGRQPNSDNLGLENTKVVVNDRGFIEVDEARRTGDKRIYAIGDVAGNPMLAHKASREGIVAAEAIAGHPSVFDARAIPAVVYTSPEVAWCGLTETEAKERGVEVKVGKFTWGASGRAIAMGRPEGLTKVIADAQSGRVLGVGVVGEHAGDLIAEAVLAIEMGAAAEDLALTIHPHPSTSETVMEAAESVLGTAIHMLRK is encoded by the coding sequence ATGGTAGTTGGCGAACTCGCGGAAGAAACCGACCTGCTCATCATCGGCGCCGGCCCCGGCGGCTACGTCGCGGCCTTCCGGGCCGCGGACCTCGGCCTGCAGACGACGCTGGTCGATACGAGTCCCCTGCTGGGCGGCGTGTGCCTGCGCGAAGGCTGCATCCCCTCGAAAGCGCTGCTGCACGTCGCGCACCTGATTGACAGTGCCGCGGAAGCGAAGAACTTCGGCGTCGAATTCGCGCCACCGAAGATCGACGTACCGCGCCTGCGGGGCTGGAAGCAGTCCGTGGTCGAGAAGCTCTGCGGCGGCATCAACACGCTCGCGAAAAAGCGCAACGTGCGGGTGCTTCAGGGCCGGGCCCGGTTCGAGGACTCCCGGACCGCGCGCGTCGACGGCGAGGGCATGACGCGCCTGAAGTTCAAGCACGCGATCATCGCCAGCGGCTCCCGGCCCAAGTCCCTGCCCGAGAAGATCCTCCCCGCCGACTGCGCCATCGACTCCAGCGGCGCCCTCGACATCCAGAGCATCCCACCAAAGCTGCTCGTGATCGGCGGTGGCTACATCGGCATCGAGCTCGGCCAGGTCTACGCGAACCTCGGCAGCCAGGTCACGGTCATCGAGATGCTCGACCGCATCCTGACCGGCTGCGACGATGACCTCGCCCGCCCGCTCGTCGCGCGGCTCAAGAAGCAGTTCCAGGCGATCTACACCGGTGCGTCGTTGAAGAGCGCCCGCAAGAACGGCGACCAGATCGAGGTGTCGTTCAGTCACGGCGGCCAGGACCAGACGCTCACGTTCGACCGCGTGCTCGTCTCCGTCGGCCGCCAGCCCAACTCGGACAATCTCGGCCTCGAGAACACGAAAGTGGTCGTAAACGACCGCGGGTTCATCGAGGTCGATGAGGCCCGCCGCACCGGTGACAAGCGCATCTACGCGATCGGCGACGTGGCCGGCAACCCCATGCTGGCGCACAAGGCCAGCCGCGAAGGCATCGTGGCGGCGGAAGCCATCGCCGGGCACCCGAGCGTGTTTGACGCCCGCGCTATTCCCGCCGTCGTTTACACGAGCCCCGAGGTCGCGTGGTGCGGCCTGACCGAGACGGAGGCAAAGGAGCGCGGCGTCGAAGTGAAGGTCGGCAAGTTCACGTGGGGCGCTTCCGGCCGCGCCATCGCCATGGGGCGCCCCGAGGGCCTGACCAAGGTCATCGCCGACGCGCAGAGCGGGCGGGTGCTGGGCGTCGGAGTCGTGGGCGAGCATGCTGGCGATCTGATCGCCGAGGCCGTGCTCGCAATCGAGATGGGCGCCGCAGCGGAAGACCTCGCGCTCACGATCCATCCGCATCCGTCCACGTCGGAAACCGTGATGGAGGCCGCTGAGAGTGTGCTCGGTACCGCAATCCACATGCTCCGCAAGTAG